From Acinetobacter sp. ASP199, the proteins below share one genomic window:
- a CDS encoding anhydro-N-acetylmuramic acid kinase, with the protein MTAIYIGVMTGTSMDGVDIVAASFDPLQLHATLTLPFDHDLRDELMALTLPGDNEIDRMGKADVALAQMIGHGINELIEKNNLDRSQIKAIGSHGQTIRHRPEHGFTLQIGDPNIITEITRIPVISDFRRRDLAAGGQGAPLVPAFHQDIFQHDSIHRVILNLGGIANVSILPAGQPDQVYGFDTGPANILMDAWCQRYTGQPFDENGNWAAYGTPIRSLLDRLQEHAFFSKEPPKSTGREDFNLEWLDEQIADWRSALEYDELEDTPENVQATLMKLTTRAIKKAIYRSGLDTGEVYVCGGGAYNSHLLEQLRWRLRKHHWSVQTTAELGLNPTWVEGTAFAWLAMRFINQLSGNLPAVTGASGYRVLGTITAI; encoded by the coding sequence ATGACAGCGATCTATATTGGGGTAATGACCGGCACAAGCATGGATGGTGTCGATATTGTTGCTGCTTCTTTTGATCCACTCCAGCTTCACGCCACCCTCACCTTGCCTTTTGATCATGATCTTCGTGATGAACTGATGGCACTCACACTGCCCGGCGATAATGAAATTGACCGCATGGGTAAAGCAGATGTTGCTCTGGCACAGATGATTGGTCATGGTATTAATGAGCTGATTGAAAAAAATAATCTGGATCGTTCGCAGATCAAGGCGATTGGCTCACATGGGCAGACCATTCGCCACCGCCCTGAACACGGTTTTACTCTACAAATTGGCGATCCAAATATCATTACAGAAATCACCCGGATTCCGGTAATTTCCGATTTCCGTCGTCGTGATCTGGCGGCTGGTGGTCAGGGTGCACCTCTGGTTCCGGCTTTCCATCAGGATATTTTTCAGCATGACAGCATTCACCGTGTAATTCTGAATCTAGGTGGTATTGCCAATGTCAGTATTCTACCTGCGGGTCAACCGGATCAAGTTTATGGCTTTGATACTGGACCGGCTAATATTCTGATGGATGCTTGGTGTCAGCGTTATACCGGTCAGCCTTTTGATGAAAATGGCAATTGGGCAGCTTATGGTACGCCAATCCGTAGCCTGTTAGATCGTTTGCAGGAACATGCATTTTTCTCCAAAGAACCCCCTAAAAGTACCGGCCGTGAAGACTTTAACCTGGAATGGCTGGATGAACAGATTGCCGATTGGCGCAGTGCTTTAGAATATGACGAGCTGGAAGATACCCCTGAAAATGTTCAGGCAACGCTCATGAAGCTCACCACACGTGCGATTAAAAAAGCGATTTATCGTTCTGGTCTGGATACGGGTGAAGTCTATGTTTGTGGAGGTGGTGCTTATAATTCACATCTACTGGAACAGCTGCGCTGGCGTTTGCGTAAACATCACTGGAGTGTGCAAACTACAGCTGAATTAGGCTTAAATCCAACTTGGGTCGAAGGTACTGCTTTTGCCTGGCTGGCGATGCGCTTTATAAACCAGCTGAGTGGTAACCTGCCGGCTGTGACCGGTGCTTCAGGTTATCGTGTGCTCGGTACCATTACTGCCATCTAA
- a CDS encoding lytic murein transglycosylase, protein MQRLALFLGSIVLAASQAQAELIINGQRVSASELSSSLGISTPNSSSFQSCLAGLKSQALAKGVYAATYDRYTQNLTPDYSVIERLNYQPEFSTPIWDYLSGLVDEERVQQGRQKLQQHRDVLNRVSAAYGIPAETVVAVWGVESNYGDISGQYPLLQALGTLSCEGRRQSYFRGEFFTTMKLLQRGDVYENQLKGSWAGAFGHTQFMPSTYDELAVDFDGDGRRDLVGSIPDALASTANFLKKRGWQSGQPWGFEVKIPQGMSISGEGRRNKTSLSSWINRGVVRADGTPLLQGNLSESSQAGLLAPAGANGPLFLVFKNFDAIYSYNAAESYALAIAHLSDRLQAKGSFVQSWPTDDAGTSRAERREIQQFLLNRGYDIGAVDGLIGDKTRQAIRQEQIRLGLNPTGRAGQQILRAFRNENAKLMMQ, encoded by the coding sequence ATGCAACGGCTTGCACTTTTTCTTGGCTCAATCGTTTTGGCTGCTTCTCAGGCACAGGCTGAACTGATTATTAATGGACAGCGTGTGAGTGCATCAGAACTGTCCTCGAGTCTTGGCATCTCTACGCCAAATTCCAGCTCATTTCAAAGCTGTCTGGCTGGATTAAAATCCCAGGCACTCGCTAAAGGTGTCTATGCAGCGACCTATGACCGATATACTCAAAATTTGACCCCTGATTATTCTGTAATTGAAAGACTCAACTATCAGCCAGAATTTTCAACGCCAATTTGGGATTATCTGTCTGGTCTGGTCGATGAAGAACGTGTGCAGCAGGGCCGTCAGAAATTACAGCAGCATCGCGACGTATTAAATCGAGTTAGTGCTGCTTATGGTATTCCGGCTGAAACTGTAGTGGCAGTCTGGGGCGTGGAAAGTAATTATGGTGATATTTCCGGTCAATATCCTTTGTTGCAGGCGCTCGGTACTTTGAGCTGTGAAGGTCGTCGACAAAGTTATTTCCGTGGTGAGTTCTTTACCACCATGAAGTTATTGCAACGCGGTGATGTCTATGAAAACCAGCTTAAAGGTTCATGGGCAGGAGCTTTTGGTCATACCCAGTTCATGCCATCCACTTATGATGAACTGGCGGTCGATTTTGATGGTGATGGGCGTCGTGATTTAGTTGGAAGTATTCCAGATGCCTTGGCTTCAACAGCCAACTTCTTGAAAAAACGCGGCTGGCAAAGCGGGCAGCCTTGGGGCTTTGAAGTAAAAATTCCACAAGGTATGTCTATCTCAGGCGAAGGTCGTCGTAATAAAACATCTCTGAGTAGTTGGATAAATCGTGGTGTGGTACGTGCTGATGGCACTCCGCTATTACAAGGGAATTTATCGGAATCTTCTCAGGCTGGTTTATTGGCACCTGCCGGTGCTAATGGCCCGTTATTTTTAGTGTTTAAAAATTTCGATGCTATATATAGTTATAATGCAGCCGAAAGCTATGCTTTAGCCATTGCACATCTGTCAGATCGTTTACAAGCTAAAGGTAGTTTTGTTCAGTCGTGGCCGACTGATGATGCTGGCACATCACGTGCAGAACGTCGAGAGATTCAGCAATTCCTTTTAAATCGTGGTTATGACATTGGTGCGGTGGATGGTTTGATTGGCGATAAAACCCGTCAGGCGATTCGACAGGAACAAATTCGTTTAGGCTTAAATCCAACCGGACGGGCAGGTCAGCAGATTTTGCGTGCTTTCAGAAATGAAAATGCCAAACTGATGATGCAATAA
- a CDS encoding 5-(carboxyamino)imidazole ribonucleotide synthase, with product MDKTIGIFGGGQLGRMMAQAALPLNIQCTFFEASTDCPSAALGQVISTKAENGLQDFIASADVFSLEFENTPLADVDVLTQSKQLHPPRQALAIAQHRLSEKALFDELAIPVAPYKAVTSLDSLKDAVAELGLPIVLKTSRGGYDGKGQFVLRTADQIDQAWAELGPAGELIAESFVTFSREVSIIAVRGQNGDVKTWPLAENHHHNGILSHSIVPAPNSADLQPVAQDYITRLLNHLNYVGVLTLELFVTDKGLYANEMAPRVHNSGHWSIEGAVCSQFENHIRAVAGLPLGSTDIIRPSILVNIIGQHPKTEDVLALEGAHLHLYNKSEREGRKIGHITLMPNDSAELTTLCRQLAKILPNPLALSEDMTI from the coding sequence ATGGATAAAACCATCGGTATTTTTGGTGGCGGTCAACTGGGTCGCATGATGGCGCAAGCTGCCTTACCTTTGAATATTCAATGCACCTTCTTTGAAGCGAGCACGGACTGCCCTTCAGCAGCGTTGGGTCAAGTGATTTCAACCAAAGCGGAAAATGGTCTGCAAGATTTCATCGCAAGTGCAGATGTCTTCAGCCTTGAGTTTGAAAATACGCCATTGGCAGATGTAGATGTATTGACGCAAAGCAAACAGCTTCATCCACCACGTCAGGCGTTGGCAATTGCACAACATCGTTTGTCTGAAAAAGCCTTGTTTGATGAACTTGCGATTCCGGTTGCGCCGTATAAAGCAGTGACTTCATTGGACAGCTTAAAAGATGCAGTGGCTGAACTGGGGCTGCCAATCGTACTGAAAACCTCGCGTGGCGGTTACGATGGTAAAGGTCAGTTCGTATTGCGTACAGCTGATCAAATCGATCAAGCATGGGCAGAACTTGGCCCTGCGGGTGAATTGATTGCAGAAAGCTTTGTGACCTTCTCGCGTGAAGTGTCAATCATTGCGGTACGTGGTCAAAATGGTGATGTGAAAACATGGCCATTGGCTGAAAACCACCATCACAATGGCATCCTGTCACACTCGATTGTGCCTGCACCGAACAGTGCAGATCTACAGCCTGTGGCGCAAGATTACATCACTCGCCTGCTCAATCATTTGAACTATGTAGGTGTGTTGACACTTGAATTGTTTGTGACAGATAAAGGTTTGTATGCCAATGAGATGGCACCACGTGTACACAACTCAGGTCACTGGTCGATTGAAGGTGCGGTATGTTCGCAATTTGAAAACCACATTCGCGCCGTGGCAGGTCTGCCTTTAGGTTCAACCGATATTATTCGCCCAAGTATTTTGGTGAATATTATTGGTCAGCATCCAAAGACTGAAGATGTATTGGCCTTAGAAGGTGCGCATTTGCATCTGTATAACAAGTCAGAGCGCGAAGGTCGTAAGATTGGTCACATTACGTTGATGCCAAATGACAGTGCAGAATTGACAACCTTATGTCGTCAATTAGCGAAGATTTTACCGAATCCTTTAGCATTAAGCGAAGATATGACCATCTAA
- the purE gene encoding 5-(carboxyamino)imidazole ribonucleotide mutase, translated as MNAAAPLVGIIMGSQSDWATLEHTANMLKQLGVPFEAEVVSAHRTPDRLFEYAEQARDRGIQVIIAGAGGAAHLPGMCAAKTDLPVLGVPVKSSILNGVDSLLSIVQMPAGIAVGTLAIGPAGATNAAIMAAQILGLTRPDIAKNVADFRAAQTDKVASNNIPGQN; from the coding sequence ATGAACGCGGCTGCTCCACTAGTAGGTATTATCATGGGTTCTCAGTCAGACTGGGCAACTCTCGAACACACAGCCAATATGCTAAAGCAACTTGGTGTTCCTTTTGAAGCCGAAGTGGTTTCTGCACACCGTACTCCTGACCGTTTGTTTGAATATGCTGAACAAGCACGTGATCGCGGCATCCAAGTCATTATTGCCGGTGCTGGTGGTGCTGCGCATTTACCAGGTATGTGTGCGGCGAAAACTGATCTTCCTGTACTTGGTGTGCCAGTAAAATCATCAATTTTAAACGGCGTTGATTCATTGCTTTCAATTGTACAAATGCCTGCCGGTATTGCAGTGGGTACGTTGGCGATTGGTCCTGCGGGTGCAACAAATGCGGCAATTATGGCGGCGCAAATTCTCGGTTTAACACGTCCGGACATCGCAAAAAATGTTGCAGATTTCCGTGCGGCGCAAACTGATAAAGTTGCAAGCAACAACATTCCAGGTCAAAACTAA
- a CDS encoding DMT family protein, with product MFWPLLLLVCANCFMTLAWYGHLKFLPHDAPMWKIILFSWIIALFEYSLMIPATRLMAQHGLAVGQMKITQEVVTLLVFVPFMLFMFKQPFKLDYLWAGLCLCGCVYFVFRSP from the coding sequence ATGTTCTGGCCCCTGCTCCTGCTTGTTTGTGCAAACTGCTTTATGACGTTGGCCTGGTATGGTCATCTAAAATTTTTGCCACATGATGCCCCAATGTGGAAGATCATTTTATTTAGCTGGATCATTGCCTTATTTGAATATAGCCTGATGATTCCTGCAACACGGCTGATGGCACAACACGGTCTGGCAGTCGGTCAGATGAAGATCACGCAGGAAGTGGTGACGCTACTGGTTTTTGTGCCCTTTATGCTATTTATGTTTAAACAGCCGTTTAAACTGGATTATCTCTGGGCGGGATTATGTCTATGTGGCTGTGTCTATTTCGTGTTCCGTAGCCCCTAA
- the mpl gene encoding UDP-N-acetylmuramate:L-alanyl-gamma-D-glutamyl-meso-diaminopimelate ligase, producing MHLHILGICGTFMGSLALLARDLGHKVTGSDQNVYPPMSTQLENAGITLMQGYDRSHLQPHPDLVIVGNAMKRGIDAVEYMLNEGLPYISGPQFLADHVLQGKHVLGVAGTHGKTTTTTMLAWVLDQAGLEPGFLIGGVPLGFSESARLGGGKYFCVEADEYDSAFFDKRSKFVHYHPKTAILNNLEFDHADIFDDLAAIQKQFHHLVRTIPSEGRIIAPITETNIDEVLEQGCWTPVIRTSLDANEKAELYAEQLSADGSHFKVLQHGVLKGEVKWNMTGQHSVANALATIAAAEHIGVSIETACEALSNFGGVKRRMELLDTVRGIEVYDDFAHHPTAIDTTLDGARKRLGERKLWAIIEPRSNTMRMGSHKDGLAYSARLADEVIWYQPEGLDWDLQPVIEAAPNKAVIARTLDEIIQTVVTEADEGDAVVIMSNGGFGGLHQKLIRALQSDI from the coding sequence ATGCATCTGCATATCTTGGGCATTTGTGGCACCTTTATGGGCTCGCTGGCCTTACTAGCGCGAGACCTTGGACATAAGGTGACAGGTTCAGACCAGAACGTGTATCCACCGATGTCGACCCAACTGGAAAATGCAGGCATTACTTTAATGCAGGGCTATGACCGTAGCCATCTACAACCACATCCAGATCTGGTCATTGTTGGCAATGCGATGAAGCGTGGTATTGATGCTGTGGAATACATGCTCAATGAAGGCCTGCCTTATATTTCAGGTCCACAATTTCTTGCAGATCACGTATTGCAAGGTAAACACGTGTTGGGTGTAGCAGGCACCCATGGTAAAACAACAACGACAACGATGCTGGCGTGGGTACTGGATCAGGCGGGGTTAGAGCCAGGCTTCCTGATTGGTGGGGTGCCACTTGGTTTTTCTGAAAGCGCGCGTTTAGGTGGCGGCAAATACTTCTGTGTAGAAGCCGATGAATACGATTCTGCTTTCTTCGACAAGCGCTCCAAGTTCGTGCATTACCATCCTAAAACTGCAATTCTGAATAATCTGGAATTTGATCACGCCGATATCTTTGATGATCTGGCAGCGATTCAAAAGCAGTTCCATCACCTGGTACGTACCATTCCAAGTGAAGGTCGCATTATTGCACCAATTACTGAAACAAATATCGATGAAGTCCTGGAGCAGGGCTGCTGGACACCTGTGATTCGTACTTCACTGGATGCCAATGAAAAAGCTGAACTTTATGCTGAGCAACTGTCTGCCGATGGTTCACATTTCAAGGTGCTACAGCATGGTGTGTTAAAAGGTGAAGTGAAATGGAATATGACTGGACAGCATTCAGTTGCCAATGCTTTGGCAACCATTGCTGCTGCTGAGCATATCGGTGTATCCATTGAAACTGCCTGTGAAGCACTCTCCAATTTTGGCGGTGTAAAACGCCGTATGGAGCTGCTAGATACGGTGCGTGGCATTGAAGTCTATGATGATTTTGCCCATCACCCGACTGCAATTGATACGACCCTCGACGGCGCGCGCAAGCGTCTGGGTGAACGTAAGCTTTGGGCGATCATTGAGCCGCGTTCCAATACCATGCGTATGGGCAGTCATAAAGATGGCTTGGCTTATTCAGCACGTCTGGCTGATGAAGTGATCTGGTATCAACCGGAAGGCCTGGACTGGGATCTGCAACCTGTGATTGAAGCTGCGCCAAATAAAGCTGTCATAGCACGTACTTTGGATGAAATCATTCAAACTGTTGTGACTGAAGCAGACGAGGGCGATGCCGTGGTGATCATGTCCAATGGCGGTTTTGGCGGCTTGCATCAGAAACTGATTCGTGCCTTACAGTCAGATATCTAA
- a CDS encoding zinc-dependent alcohol dehydrogenase family protein, translating to MSNTMKAMVYYGANDIRFEERPVPQILQPDDAIIKLTKVTICGTDLGIWKGKNPEIEEVAKEKTGSFNGRILGHEGIGIVEEVGSAVKNFKKGDQVIISCVSRCGTCENCQKQLYAHCRNEGGWIMGYMIDGTHAEYVRTPFADTSLYHLPDGLNKDVAVFLSDILPTSHEIGVQYGDVKPGDNVAIVGAGPIGMSCLLTAQFYSPANIIMVDVDDNRLEFAKTVGATHSVNSANEDAIQRVLDMTDGRGVDCAIEAVGLEATWNICQHIVKEGGHIANVGVHGKSVNFELNKLWIKNLTITTGLVNANTTGMLLKTCCSGKLPLEKLATHHFKFDEFEKAYDVFKHAADEKALKVMIDY from the coding sequence ATGTCAAATACAATGAAAGCAATGGTTTACTATGGCGCCAATGACATCCGTTTTGAAGAACGTCCCGTCCCACAAATCCTGCAACCTGATGATGCCATTATCAAGCTCACCAAAGTCACGATCTGCGGAACAGACCTCGGAATCTGGAAAGGTAAAAACCCCGAAATTGAAGAGGTGGCAAAAGAAAAAACCGGCAGTTTTAATGGCCGGATTCTCGGTCATGAAGGCATTGGTATTGTTGAAGAAGTCGGTTCAGCAGTCAAAAATTTCAAAAAGGGCGATCAGGTGATTATTTCCTGTGTCAGCCGCTGCGGTACCTGTGAAAACTGTCAGAAACAACTGTATGCCCACTGCCGAAATGAGGGTGGCTGGATTATGGGCTATATGATTGACGGAACCCATGCAGAATATGTCCGTACACCGTTTGCTGACACCTCACTGTATCACCTACCAGACGGATTAAATAAAGATGTAGCAGTCTTCCTGTCTGACATCCTGCCCACCTCACATGAAATTGGCGTGCAATATGGCGATGTCAAACCGGGGGACAATGTCGCCATTGTCGGTGCAGGACCAATTGGGATGAGTTGCCTGCTGACAGCACAATTTTATTCACCTGCCAATATCATTATGGTCGATGTGGATGATAACCGGCTGGAATTTGCTAAAACTGTGGGTGCAACCCATAGCGTGAATTCTGCCAATGAAGATGCAATTCAACGGGTACTGGATATGACTGATGGCCGTGGTGTAGATTGTGCCATTGAAGCAGTCGGTCTGGAAGCGACCTGGAATATCTGCCAGCACATAGTCAAAGAAGGCGGGCACATCGCCAATGTCGGTGTGCATGGTAAATCGGTGAATTTTGAACTGAATAAACTGTGGATTAAGAACCTGACCATTACCACAGGTCTGGTAAATGCCAATACCACTGGCATGCTGCTCAAAACCTGCTGTTCAGGCAAACTGCCACTAGAAAAACTGGCGACCCATCATTTTAAATTTGATGAATTTGAAAAGGCCTATGATGTGTTTAAACATGCGGCTGATGAAAAAGCCTTAAAAGTCATGATTGATTACTGA
- a CDS encoding BLUF domain-containing protein yields the protein MLQLCYASERVETEQDLLQDLSDILAIARKFNYEHQIYGALYYAQGKFFQCLQGEAEIVEQLFQRISKDRRHQQVYRFADTTVEAPSFAAWSMKYVHKHSEIASFFSKLGHSSFQPHYLDPQDLDSLLEILYRVDENHQQLVSPKGYKQRGYVPYF from the coding sequence ATGCTACAACTCTGTTATGCCAGTGAGCGTGTCGAAACAGAACAAGATTTATTACAAGACTTGAGTGATATTTTAGCAATTGCACGAAAGTTCAATTATGAACATCAGATTTATGGGGCGTTGTATTATGCTCAAGGGAAATTTTTCCAGTGCTTGCAGGGTGAAGCTGAGATTGTAGAACAGCTTTTTCAACGTATTTCGAAAGACCGTCGGCATCAGCAGGTCTATCGTTTTGCTGATACAACCGTGGAAGCGCCAAGCTTTGCTGCATGGTCTATGAAATATGTACATAAGCATAGCGAGATTGCTTCGTTCTTTTCCAAGTTGGGTCATAGCAGTTTTCAGCCGCATTATTTAGATCCACAGGATCTGGATAGCTTGCTTGAGATCCTATATCGGGTTGACGAAAATCATCAACAGCTGGTTTCACCAAAGGGTTATAAACAACGTGGTTATGTTCCTTATTTCTAA
- a CDS encoding GNAT family N-acetyltransferase, which produces MSNIKHQDSKRGGVFYMEDQGQRVAEITYQWREPDTIVADHTWVSHALRGKGVARKMLDILVEFARQKQLKIIPQCSYVHVMFKRDRNLHDVATLAF; this is translated from the coding sequence ATGAGCAACATTAAACATCAGGACTCAAAGCGCGGCGGTGTATTTTATATGGAAGACCAAGGCCAGCGCGTGGCAGAAATTACTTATCAATGGCGTGAACCGGACACTATTGTCGCTGACCATACCTGGGTCTCACATGCGCTGCGTGGCAAAGGTGTGGCCCGCAAGATGCTGGATATTCTGGTGGAATTTGCTCGTCAGAAACAGCTAAAAATTATTCCACAATGCTCCTATGTGCATGTCATGTTCAAACGTGATCGGAATTTACATGACGTAGCGACTTTGGCTTTTTAA
- a CDS encoding GNAT family N-acetyltransferase, with product MQIEHQEQGTKGEWYVVQKDQRLAEMTYSRAGDDKFIIDHTWVDDSLRGQRVGQQLVEAAVSFARAHALKIIPLCPFAKSVFDKNESIRDVLQ from the coding sequence ATGCAGATTGAACACCAGGAACAAGGAACTAAAGGTGAATGGTATGTGGTGCAGAAAGACCAGCGCCTGGCAGAGATGACATATTCCCGGGCAGGTGATGATAAGTTCATTATTGATCATACCTGGGTGGATGACAGCCTACGCGGGCAACGTGTTGGACAGCAGCTGGTTGAAGCTGCGGTCAGTTTTGCCAGAGCACATGCTCTGAAAATTATTCCACTCTGCCCTTTTGCCAAGTCGGTGTTTGATAAAAATGAAAGTATACGGGATGTACTTCAATAG
- a CDS encoding TerC family protein, whose protein sequence is METIGTLWLYLIFFGIIAVMLTVDFIGFKHQHGKEVKVRTAAYWSIAWVTMAVLFGGGLWLYLEQTAGAVIANQKVMEYFAGYLLEKSLAIDNVFVWLMIFAAFAIPPALQRQLLLYGVLGAIVLRTIFIFIGAWFVQEFSWILYLFGAFLVYTGYKFLRGHNDEPSNIEDMPILKWLRKHLRLTPQLEGNKFFVRKDGLLWATPLFLVLILVEASDVIFAVDSIPAIFAVTTDPFIVLTANLMAILGLRAMFFLLAGAASKMYYLPYGLGVILVFIGFKMLMLDVFHMPIWISLSVIVLVLAITAFMSIRHNKKYNIHQL, encoded by the coding sequence ATGGAAACAATTGGTACGCTCTGGCTGTATCTTATTTTTTTCGGAATTATCGCCGTCATGCTGACGGTTGATTTCATCGGCTTTAAGCATCAGCATGGTAAGGAAGTTAAAGTCCGTACTGCAGCCTACTGGAGTATTGCCTGGGTCACCATGGCAGTCCTGTTTGGTGGTGGTCTGTGGCTATATCTGGAACAGACGGCAGGGGCGGTCATTGCCAACCAGAAAGTCATGGAATACTTTGCCGGTTATTTGCTGGAAAAATCACTGGCAATCGATAATGTTTTTGTCTGGCTGATGATCTTTGCAGCCTTTGCCATTCCGCCTGCCTTACAGCGTCAGCTGTTACTGTATGGGGTACTCGGGGCAATTGTCCTGAGAACGATTTTCATCTTTATTGGTGCATGGTTCGTACAGGAATTCTCCTGGATTCTCTATCTGTTTGGTGCCTTTCTGGTTTACACCGGCTATAAATTTCTGCGCGGCCATAATGATGAACCCAGCAATATTGAAGACATGCCGATCTTAAAATGGCTGCGTAAACATTTGCGCCTGACCCCGCAACTTGAAGGCAATAAATTCTTTGTGCGTAAAGATGGCCTGTTATGGGCAACGCCACTCTTTCTGGTGTTAATTCTGGTCGAAGCATCAGACGTGATCTTTGCTGTAGATTCGATTCCTGCCATCTTTGCAGTGACTACGGATCCATTTATTGTCTTAACCGCAAACTTGATGGCAATTTTGGGCCTGCGTGCCATGTTCTTCTTGCTAGCAGGTGCAGCTTCGAAAATGTATTACCTGCCATATGGTCTGGGTGTGATTCTGGTCTTTATTGGCTTCAAAATGTTGATGCTGGATGTATTCCATATGCCAATCTGGATTTCTTTAAGTGTGATTGTATTGGTGCTAGCCATTACTGCCTTCATGTCGATTCGTCACAACAAGAAATATAATATTCATCAACTATAA
- the guaD gene encoding guanine deaminase — MSSIIAMTAVRGRFLDIKNTVAQAREIHDQVRYVEDGLLISQNGEIQWFGNWDEGQQHLPEGVQVTHYPEQLIVPGFIDTHIHFPQTEMVGAYGEQLLEWLNTYTFPTEIQFQDPAYSEKIAEFFVEELLKNGTTTALVFCSVHPQSVDVLFNAATARNMRLIAGKVLMDRHAPEALTDTAESAYTDSKKLIEKWHGKGRNLYAITPRFAPTSTPEQLKKAGQLKAKYPDVYVHTHLSENKNEIAWVKELFPEREGYLDVYHHYGLTGAKSVFAHCVHLEEPEWDCMQQTDSAIAFCPTSNLFLGSGLFPLKKAWDKQVKVGLGTDIGAGTSFNQLQTLNEAYKVQQLQGDKLSAFESLYHATLGGAKALSLDDRLGNFNIGKEADFVVLDLNATALQQLRQSRAKNIEDAFFALIMLGDDRNIAATYVYGEAVYVKAAAQEKA; from the coding sequence ATGTCTTCTATCATTGCAATGACGGCAGTACGCGGTCGCTTCCTGGATATCAAGAATACGGTTGCCCAAGCGCGTGAAATTCACGACCAAGTGCGATATGTAGAAGATGGTTTACTCATCAGCCAGAATGGTGAGATTCAATGGTTTGGCAACTGGGATGAAGGCCAGCAGCATCTGCCTGAAGGCGTGCAGGTGACTCATTATCCAGAGCAGCTGATCGTGCCAGGTTTCATTGATACCCATATCCATTTCCCACAAACCGAAATGGTTGGTGCTTATGGCGAACAGCTTCTGGAATGGCTAAATACTTATACTTTCCCCACTGAAATTCAGTTCCAGGATCCAGCTTATTCAGAAAAAATTGCCGAGTTTTTTGTAGAAGAATTACTTAAAAATGGAACGACTACCGCACTGGTATTTTGTAGCGTACATCCACAATCCGTAGATGTTTTATTTAATGCAGCGACTGCGCGTAATATGCGCCTGATTGCCGGAAAGGTGCTGATGGATCGTCATGCCCCCGAAGCACTCACCGATACTGCAGAATCTGCTTATACCGATTCTAAAAAGTTGATTGAAAAATGGCATGGTAAGGGTCGTAACCTGTATGCCATCACGCCACGTTTTGCCCCAACATCAACACCAGAACAGCTAAAAAAAGCCGGACAACTCAAAGCGAAATATCCGGATGTCTATGTGCATACCCATCTTAGTGAAAACAAGAATGAGATTGCCTGGGTAAAAGAACTCTTTCCGGAACGTGAAGGTTATCTGGATGTTTACCATCACTATGGCCTGACTGGCGCTAAATCGGTATTTGCCCATTGCGTGCATCTGGAAGAGCCGGAGTGGGATTGCATGCAGCAGACCGACTCGGCAATTGCTTTCTGTCCGACTTCCAATCTGTTTCTCGGTAGTGGTTTATTTCCCCTGAAAAAAGCCTGGGATAAGCAGGTGAAAGTTGGACTGGGTACCGATATCGGTGCTGGTACATCCTTTAACCAGCTGCAAACACTGAATGAAGCCTATAAGGTGCAACAGTTGCAAGGCGATAAACTGTCTGCCTTTGAATCGCTCTATCATGCGACACTGGGAGGAGCCAAAGCCCTGAGCCTGGACGATCGCTTGGGTAATTTTAATATTGGGAAAGAAGCCGACTTTGTGGTACTGGATCTGAATGCAACGGCGTTACAACAGTTACGTCAAAGTAGAGCCAAAAATATTGAAGATGCATTTTTTGCACTGATCATGCTTGGTGATGACCGTAATATTGCAGCGACTTATGTTTATGGAGAAGCGGTATATGTCAAAGCAGCAGCTCAGGAAAAAGCCTGA